CGGCGGTGGTCACTTTCACGGGATGATCAAATTCACGCTTCTGATCAGCCGGCAAGTTCACAAGTCCATTCAGTACAATCGGCGCACCGCTGAAATGCGTGACCTTCTCATCCACAATAAGGTCGTTGATCCGCTTTGGGTCGACTTTGCGCAGGCACACGCTAACACCGGCGTTGGCGGCAATCGTCCAGGGGAAACACCAGCCATTGCAGTGGAACATCGGCAGGGTCCAGAGATACACCGGATGATGTGGCATGGCCCACTCTAGGATATTGCTGACCGCGTTTAAGTAGGCGCCACGGTGATGATAAACCACCCCTTTAGGCTTGCCCGTAGTTCCCGAAGTATAATTAAGTGAAATAGCTTGCCACTCATCTTTAGGCAGCGTGTAGGCATAGTCAGCCTCACCTTCTGCAAGCAACGCTTCATACTCAACCTCACCAATGCCTTGGGTTTCGCCTAAAAACTCCAGATCGAAAACGTCAATAATCAGCGGCTTATCGTCTAATAAGGCAACGGCGTCGTTGATGACCTGTGCAAATTCAGGATCAACAAGAATGGCTTTCGCTTCACCATGGGCCAGCATGTAGCTGATTGCTTCGGCATCCAGGCGAATATTCAAAGTATTAAGCACGCAGCCTGCCAGTGGCACCCCAAAATGGGCTTCAAACATCGCCGGGATGTTCGGCAGCATTGCCGCCACCGTTTGGCCGGGCTGAAGGCCGCGCTTTTCAAGCGCCGAAGCCAACTGGCGACAACGAGTCCAGGTTTCTGCCCAGGTGCGGCGCGTTGTGCCATGCACCACCGCCGGGTAATCAGGATACACCGCCGCCGAACGCTCAATAAACGTCAATGGAGATAGCGGTACATGGTTAGCAATCGTGGGTGGCATGCCCTGCTCAAAAATGGATGCGTTCATAAATCACCTTTTGTGTTGACCGTTTTTATCTTGATAGTTAATCGCGCAATAGCTTTTTTATCGTTAGCGTTGATCTTGCTCTTCCGCGTCTTGGCTAGGCGCAGGCTCACGCCCGAACATATTTGTTTTTTGTACTAACACGTACAGCACGACCCCCGCGGCTAACCCCCACCCTGCACCATATACCGCCAATACGACGGCCATCGTGCCTGCGACGCCACGCTCAGCGGTGGTTTTAGTCTGTTCAATACCTACCATTAAGCAAATATAGCCAGTCAGCAGCAGGGTGAGCGAGAGTGCAATGGGCAACACCGGCTGAAACATGCTGACCAATGGCAGCGTAAATAGCGCAATAAAGCCGGTAATCCAGAAAGTGCCGCCGCCGCTATAAATCGATTCCATGGCATGTCGGCCATTCTTATAACGCTCAGCCATGGTGGCCGTTACAGCAGTCCAGATCGGGCCCGCCAAACCAGGATAGGGGGCAAAGAAAGCATGCATGCCGTTACGAATAGCGGTGACGTGGTGGATACGATCCGTGCTGTAGTCGATTTTTTCATCGGTACGAATATGATCCACACGGGACATCAACGTACGCCCTACGACAATGTCGCCGAACGCGATAACGTAGGCAATCACCGCCGTGGGTATGGCCAGCACAAAGACATCAACGCCAGGAAAGCCGACTGTAAAAGGTAGGTAGTTCCACATCTCAGTGAAATTCGGCTGGGTAATCCCCCACTCAATGGTAGGGCGTGGGTACTCACCAATCGCCCAAGCCACCAGAATCGCGATAATCATGCCTGGCACCATGCCGTAGTTGGCAATTTTGCGCATGATTGCGTGATCTTCCACCCAGCGTTTAAAGGCCACCGAAAACAGCATGAAAATAGCAATTAACATACCGGCGATCAGTGACACAGGGGTCTCAGCTAAACGCCCACCCTGCTGTATTTCACCGGTAATGGCCGCGATACCGGCACCGATAATAATGCCCGCCTGAAGGGAGTTAGGAACCAGGTGAACCAGCTTACGGCCCAGCCCGGTTACCCCTAAGATTAAGAAAATCAGAAAGACCAAGAATTGAAGTGCGAACAGCGCCTGAATAGCCTCAGGGCCTGGCTCAAAATCACCCAGGAACGCCAACACCACCGGCACGGCAGGCGTAATCCAGCCGGGCACCATCGGCACGCCTAGCAACGCGGGAAGCATAAAGCCGACGCCGCACACCACCACATACGCCAGGGCAACATCATAAGGCAAACCAAGGAACTGCTCTAAAAGCGGAATCATCGCCAGGCTAACCACAAACATGATGAGCCCCTGAATCATCTCTGCCATTTCCCAACGATAATGGACAAAGGGGAGCCGCACTTTAAACGGCCCTAAGGGCCAATATGGCTGCTCTTCACCGTGCTGGCGGTGCTTAAGTTGCATGAAGTACTCCTTGGTTTTAGTCATTAATGTTGTTGTGAATACCATTGCTTTGAACCGAAACAACGATTCAGCGTGACAATACACACAGCCGTACTGGCGCGATTAAGCACAGCGATACGCTTTAAAACGATCGTTTCACTGCGTATTAACGTAAGCCGCCGACCCAATGGGTCGGCGGAAATCAATGGTTAAGCAATCACGCTTGTGGGTAGTTTATGGCGTTAATTCGAAGTCACTCAGGCACTGCATACCCGCTTCGATAACCGCGCGTTGCGCGCGGCCATTCGGCAGCCACTGGGTGATAACAAAATTGGCGCTACACAGCTTGGCGCGATAAAACGGCTCATCACTGCCCTTTTGTAGCGCGCTGGTCGCATGAAGTGCGGCGCTTCCCATCTGCCAGGCACACAGCACATGGCCTGCCAGATTGAGCAACGGCGTCGCATAGGCCTGCACCGCATCTGGGCCAGTTTCTGGGTCACTGCCTTGCTCAAGCACAAGCTGCATAGCGGCCCGCAGGTCGTCGGCTCCTGCAGCCAGTGCATCACCAAGTGATGTAAGGCTAGATTCGGCTCGCAGCGCTTCTGCCGTATTGAGCACGTCATCTATCAGTGCTGTTAATGCCGCACCACCATCACGCTGTAGCTTACGCCCCGC
This genomic window from Halomonas sp. TD01 contains:
- a CDS encoding acyl-CoA synthetase, with the translated sequence MNASIFEQGMPPTIANHVPLSPLTFIERSAAVYPDYPAVVHGTTRRTWAETWTRCRQLASALEKRGLQPGQTVAAMLPNIPAMFEAHFGVPLAGCVLNTLNIRLDAEAISYMLAHGEAKAILVDPEFAQVINDAVALLDDKPLIIDVFDLEFLGETQGIGEVEYEALLAEGEADYAYTLPKDEWQAISLNYTSGTTGKPKGVVYHHRGAYLNAVSNILEWAMPHHPVYLWTLPMFHCNGWCFPWTIAANAGVSVCLRKVDPKRINDLIVDEKVTHFSGAPIVLNGLVNLPADQKREFDHPVKVTTAGAAPPASVIAGVEKLGIEVTHVYGLTEVYGPVTVCAWREAWNELPLESRAKIKARQGVRYHMLEALCVADPLSLEPVAKDGETIGEILMRGNNVMKGYLKNAEATEKALEGGWYHTGDLAVWHADGYIEIKDRSKDIIISGGENISTIEVEDAIYSHPAVEEAAVVAKPDEKWGETPCAFVKLKIGYGEITEADIIAHCREHLASFKVPKTVIFSELPKTSTGKIQKFVLREEAKQH
- a CDS encoding solute carrier family 23 protein, encoding MQLKHRQHGEEQPYWPLGPFKVRLPFVHYRWEMAEMIQGLIMFVVSLAMIPLLEQFLGLPYDVALAYVVVCGVGFMLPALLGVPMVPGWITPAVPVVLAFLGDFEPGPEAIQALFALQFLVFLIFLILGVTGLGRKLVHLVPNSLQAGIIIGAGIAAITGEIQQGGRLAETPVSLIAGMLIAIFMLFSVAFKRWVEDHAIMRKIANYGMVPGMIIAILVAWAIGEYPRPTIEWGITQPNFTEMWNYLPFTVGFPGVDVFVLAIPTAVIAYVIAFGDIVVGRTLMSRVDHIRTDEKIDYSTDRIHHVTAIRNGMHAFFAPYPGLAGPIWTAVTATMAERYKNGRHAMESIYSGGGTFWITGFIALFTLPLVSMFQPVLPIALSLTLLLTGYICLMVGIEQTKTTAERGVAGTMAVVLAVYGAGWGLAAGVVLYVLVQKTNMFGREPAPSQDAEEQDQR